AATCCATTACCCTGAAGGAATTTGTCGATAAGCTGCGTGCATTTATAAAGAAGGAATCCAACACAACCCTGACGGAAGAACAGATCGCCGATTACCGGTCGTATATTCGCATCCGCCGCATCGTTTTGGACGCCAATGACCGCGCCAGGGAAAGCGGGCTCTCGAGCGGAGAGGCTCTCGGAGTCAACCTGGCTCTCTGCCTGGCGATCCTTTTCTTTATGGGGAGAGAGCAGGGCAACCACAGTGAACGTGGTATGCTGCTGCTGGCTCTGGACGAGGCGGAACGGCTCGATGCCAGGGCACTGGAAACCATTCGGAGTCTACTGGATGAAGTGAGGTGCCAGCTCACCGTCGCCATGCCAAGGCCCGTGGATATCCCCGATTCCATCTGCCACCTTCTGACCCCCCTCTCAGAGGGGGTGACCCACGTGCACCTTTACCGCAAGGAGGATGGGGCAGGAGATACCCTCGCCGGCCCTTGAGCACAGTTTGCGTCAAATCACAGAACGTAAAAGCCCTCGGGATTAGTATGGCGGGGAAAAACCATTGCCGGATGAATTCCTTTGCAGAGTAGGGGTATTTCTTCTCCAGCGCATTCGCCAGAAAGACCCCTATATAGCCTTTGTCGAGGTCGCGCTGGTGCAGATCCTTCAAGGACTCGAGGTGTATTTGAAGCTCGGGGAGGATCGTCTTCGGAAGGGGGACCGTTCGGTCCTTCCGGCCTTTCCCGTCATGAACCGTCAGGACTTCCGCATCGAAATTGAAGCACTGCACCCGCGTCGAAGCCGACATCTCCTTCAATTTACCGAGAAAATGGGAAAGGCTGTCGGTCCGTGCATTGTGGAAGTGATACTTTTCGCAGAAATCCAAATAATAGCGCAGCCACTTCAGGTAGGATGCAAGCGCATTGTTCGGAACCGCCCTGTTCCGCAGTCATTCCACGAATTGTGCCCGCAAAGCCGAATGGATGTTGAGCATATCGAGCTCTCCAGTTTCAGGATATCCTTCCATTTTTCATGATAGTCGGAAAGGACCACCCATAATATCGGAAAATCCTTGCAAGGACTTTATCTATAAAATATAAAATAACATCAGGACGATAGGTGAACCGTTTGTCCACAGAGCTCCACAAATCAGCCTCGATTCTCCACGTTGAGAATCTACGACTTGTTCTACGTCCCGGAGATATACAGAAACTATACAATCACTTGTTATATGGCAATCACACGGTCAGAATATGGAGAATGAGTATGATTAAGATTAATCCTCTCGACCAAGAAAGGAGCGAATTCAAGGATAATGATTTAGTGTGCTATTGTTTCCAATATACGAGAAAACAAATAGAAGAAGACTACTTAGAAAATGGACGTTCGATGATTCTCGAAAAAATTGCACACGAAAAGAAAATTGGTGGATGTGATTGCGCTCACAAGAATCCGAGACGTCGCTGATGTTTAGCTGATGTCCGCCAGGTGGTGGATAACATAGCAACAAATACCATATAACCTACAAGGATAGAGGGGAGCAATAGAGGGGTGGGGAAAAGCATCCCACCCCTCTATTAGACACCTTCTCGATTAGACCATGGAACCCCATGGATTGAGTGTCACCCGGAGGTTATGGAGCGCACAGCATATCTCCATGACGAGGTCTCTTGTTCCCTGTCTGAGAAGACGTGTCGTGTCCCTGACTATATGGCAGTGTTTGATGCTGTTCATCACATGCTCGATACGCACACGCACTTTGGAGACCTCCCGGTTGGCTTCCTTTTGTTCCGGTGTGAGACTTCCACCAGGCGGTTTCTTATGGGGCATGATGATCTCGACACCAGGCAGATCAAAGCCCTGAAACCCGAGATCCTGCATGAGGTAACTCTCCTTCGGCAGGGGATAGCTGCTCGAGTCCGCAATGGTTTTGTCGTGGACGGAACCTGGATGCGTCAGGCTCAGAAAGAGGATGTACATGAACTCATTGATCAAGATGACGTTTTTCATGGTGTGGTGTTTCTTCTTCCCGCTGTAGTAGCTCCTCTGCTTCTCGGGATCCTTGGGCCGTTGGATCGGCCGCTCGGTTCCATCGTGGCAAAAAAGGGGGGATCGGTCTTGATTTCGAGCCTCTCCCGCAGATGCTCGACTTGGCGACTGGGTGCAAAGCCGAGGTTTCTCAGGGTATTTCCCAAAATGGGGAGCAGCACGTGGATCCACATGTTCGTTTTGCCAAGCGGCATTCCGAAGAGCTTTCCGTGTAGGGACTGTACCGGATTGTTCTTCAGGTACATGAGCATAAAGAGCAGCCTGTCCTCGGGAGTTGCCAGCGGACAGTTCTTGTAGGTTGAGTAGCTGGTAAGCGATCAGCGAACCCCATCTTTTTTTAGGCTCTCGTTTATGGGAGAGTGACCTCCAAAGTTGAAGGAGGAGGTCAAAGATGGAGAAGAAGCCACGGTTAGAAGAAAACGAGGAGAAGCGAAGGTTTTGGGAAGAGCACCTCAAGAGATGGGAAACGAGTGGGATGACCCAAAACGAGTACTGCCGGCAAAACAGGCTCAAAGTGAACCGCTTCATTTACTGGAAGAAAAAGTGTCCGCAAAAGTCCACCGTCTCCCTGGTGGAGTGGTCGGGGACGAAGGAGGAGAAAAGCAGCGTCGTTGCTTCTGGGGGGCCGCTTTGCGTGGTGGTAGGGGGGCGCTATCGTATTGAGATCGGGCAAGGGTTCGATCCAGGACTGCTGGACGGCGTGGTCCGGGTTTTGAGAAGCCTATGATCTGTATTCCTTCAAACACGCGGGTATTCCTGGCTCCTGGAAACACGGACATGCGCAAAGCCATCAACGGACTGTCGGTTCTGGTGGAAGGGACTTTGGAGCTCGACCCGTTTTCAGGGCATCTTTTCGTGTTTTGCATAAGCGTCTTGGCAAGTACACCTTCCAAGCCGAAGGCTGCCACCGGCCATGGCAGGATGAATCCTTGAAGATGACGGACGAGCGCGTACTGGAAGGCAGGGGTAACCTACTGGAGAGAGCGAGTCAACTGCTCCGGGGTGAGCATCTGAGGAAGCAAAGCCAGGTGATCTTCCTCACTGCGGGCAAAGGGAAGTCTCTCAAAGAGATAGCGCAGATACTGGTAAGGTTCCAGGCCGCAGGCTTTGGCTGTCTCAATCAGGCTGTAGAGGGTGGCGGCAGCCTTGGCTCCGTTGGGGTGCCCGTTGAACAGCCAGTTTTTTCGACCGACCACAAAGGGTCGGATGGCATTCTCCGCCATGTTGTTGTCTATGGGAATGCGGCCGTCCTCCAGATAGCGGATGAGTTTGTGCCAGTGGTTGAGGGCATAGCTCAGGGCTTTGCCCAGAAGCCCCTTGGGTGGGGTCTGCGGCAGGCGCCCCTTCATCCAGGCTTTAAACTCCTTGAGGATCGGCTCGGCTTCTTTTTTCCTGAGAGCACGGATTTCGTCAGGAGTAAGCTTGCGCTCCCGCGCCACCTTTTCAATGGCGTAGAGCTTTCGGATGTATTCGAGGGCGACCTCGGCACTCCCGGTCTTCTTCGCCCCCTTTCCCCGGGCATCGATGACTTTGACGAAGTTTCTTCTCACATGCGCCATGCACCCGATGAGCACAATCCTGGACCCCGGCCTGTCGAACTGATCATAGGCCGAGAAAGCATCGGTTTGCAGATACCCCTGGTACCCCTCGAGGATCTCCCTGGGAACATCCCCCGATCTTGTAGGGGCATAGTGGAAGAGGACAACAGGTTTTTGCGGGTCTCCTCCCCTGAAGACCCACATGTAGGAATACGTGGTGTTGGCACGTCCCGGCTCAAAGAGGACCTGCACGGGAGTCTCGTCGCAATTGATGAGGACCCCCGATTTGAGCTCCCTCTGAAGCATCTCCATGATCAAGCGGCACCGATCGCCTGCCATCACCATCCAGGAGGCCATAGTGGATCGGGGGATCTCGATTCCGTAACGCTCAAGGATCTTTGAGAGCCGGTAGAGCGGGGTGCCGTCGGCGTATTTTGCGGTAGCCACATAAGCAAGGGTCCCTGCCGTGGCAATCCCCTTGGGGATCATCTCTGGAGGAGGCTCGGCGATTCTGACCGCTCCCCCTTCGCTTTCCACTCCCTCGCAGCCTTTGCACGCGTACTTGGGGCGAATGGTGCGAATGACTTGAACCCTGGCGGGGATGATGTCGAGCTTCTCCGATACTTCCTCGCCGATCCGCGAAAGTGTCGTTCCACAGGCACAGATCTTCTCTTCCTCGGCAATATCGTGGATCACTTCCACGCGAGGCAGATGTTCGGGAAGAGGCTTTCTCCTGGGTTTTTGCCGGGTGTGGGCAGGGACTTCGATCTCTTCGGTCACCGGCTTTTCTTCCGCACTCACTTCAGCTTCGTTGAAAAGATGGAGCTGGCGAGGGTCCTCCTCCACAGGGCGTTTTTCAGAACTGCGCCGGAAGAGCTCGTTTTGAAGGAGCCTCAACCGTTCCTCCAGGAATTCGATGCGGGATTCATACCGTTGCTTCTGGTCGAGAAACGCCGCTTCCTGATCTCGGATGATCGTTTTGAGCAGTTCAAAATTATTGGGTAAAAGGACCTCATTAAAAAGGCCTTCTTTAACAGTTCCTTTTGTAATGATTCCGGAGAATAAACCGCTTTTAGAGAAGGGTGGAGTAGTGCAAATCCCGGTGGGGATGGAGGGCGGTGAAATCGAGCCCCTCGAGAAGGAAAGACAGGTCCCTCAGACCGATCTCCATCACCTGCTCTCTGGTTTCAGGCCAGCGGAACCGTTCCTTCTCCAACCTCTTTTGAAAAAGGCAGAACCCGTTCCTTTGCCAATAGAGGATCTTTACGGTCGATCGACTTCTGCAGAAGACGAAAAGATGTCCTGAGAAAGGATCGAGCGAGAGCGTCCCTTCCACAAGAATCGAGAGTCCGTTGATCTCCTTGCGCATGTCGGTACTGCCCAAAGCAAGATAGACCCGGGTGTGCTGCGGCAGGGCGATCATCGGTCGAGCACCTCGAGGAGGTCGCGCAGAGTGTCTGCATCAAAGCCCGCTTCGATCCGGATGGTGTACCGGGAGCCCACGGTGAGACTGAGGGGCTTAGGGAGAGAGCAAACCGGAGCTGCCAGGGGGACCTCCACAAGGCAGAGCGAGTCTGTTCCTTTCGTGCGTTTGTGATAGCCGAAGGTCTTGACGCTCAGTCCATGCCTTCGACAGTATTCGGCCTGCGACAGACCACCTGCTTGCCATTGAGCCAGGTGGTGCTCCCAGAATTTCTGCCTTACTTCATTGTCAGTCGATTGGGTCTTCTTCA
This region of Desulforhabdus amnigena genomic DNA includes:
- the tnpB gene encoding IS66 family insertion sequence element accessory protein TnpB (TnpB, as the term is used for proteins encoded by IS66 family insertion elements, is considered an accessory protein, since TnpC, encoded by a neighboring gene, is a DDE family transposase.), whose product is MIALPQHTRVYLALGSTDMRKEINGLSILVEGTLSLDPFSGHLFVFCRSRSTVKILYWQRNGFCLFQKRLEKERFRWPETREQVMEIGLRDLSFLLEGLDFTALHPHRDLHYSTLL
- the tnpC gene encoding IS66 family transposase produces the protein MTKGTVKEGLFNEVLLPNNFELLKTIIRDQEAAFLDQKQRYESRIEFLEERLRLLQNELFRRSSEKRPVEEDPRQLHLFNEAEVSAEEKPVTEEIEVPAHTRQKPRRKPLPEHLPRVEVIHDIAEEEKICACGTTLSRIGEEVSEKLDIIPARVQVIRTIRPKYACKGCEGVESEGGAVRIAEPPPEMIPKGIATAGTLAYVATAKYADGTPLYRLSKILERYGIEIPRSTMASWMVMAGDRCRLIMEMLQRELKSGVLINCDETPVQVLFEPGRANTTYSYMWVFRGGDPQKPVVLFHYAPTRSGDVPREILEGYQGYLQTDAFSAYDQFDRPGSRIVLIGCMAHVRRNFVKVIDARGKGAKKTGSAEVALEYIRKLYAIEKVARERKLTPDEIRALRKKEAEPILKEFKAWMKGRLPQTPPKGLLGKALSYALNHWHKLIRYLEDGRIPIDNNMAENAIRPFVVGRKNWLFNGHPNGAKAAATLYSLIETAKACGLEPYQYLRYLFERLPFARSEEDHLALLPQMLTPEQLTRSLQ
- a CDS encoding HARBI1 family protein; this encodes MDPRAAPHFGKYPEKPRLCTQSPSRASAGEARNQDRSPLFCHDGTERPIQRPKDPEKQRSYYSGKKKHHTMKNVILINEFMYILFLSLTHPGSVHDKTIADSSSYPLPKESYLMQDLGFQGFDLPGVEIIMPHKKPPGGSLTPEQKEANREVSKVRVRIEHVMNSIKHCHIVRDTTRLLRQGTRDLVMEICCALHNLRVTLNPWGSMV
- the tnpA gene encoding IS66 family insertion sequence element accessory protein TnpA, with the protein product MEKKPRLEENEEKRRFWEEHLKRWETSGMTQNEYCRQNRLKVNRFIYWKKKCPQKSTVSLVEWSGTKEEKSSVVASGGPLCVVVGGRYRIEIGQGFDPGLLDGVVRVLRSL
- the tnpB gene encoding IS66 family insertion sequence element accessory protein TnpB, coding for MICIPSNTRVFLAPGNTDMRKAINGLSVLVEGTLELDPFSGHLFVFCISVLASTPSKPKAATGHGRMNP
- the tnpA gene encoding IS66 family insertion sequence element accessory protein TnpA, which produces MKKTQSTDNEVRQKFWEHHLAQWQAGGLSQAEYCRRHGLSVKTFGYHKRTKGTDSLCLVEVPLAAPVCSLPKPLSLTVGSRYTIRIEAGFDADTLRDLLEVLDR